The Acidobacteriota bacterium genome segment AACCGGGCTGGCACAATGGTGCTCCCCTTTCTGGTCATTTACCTCACCAAAGGGCTGGGGTTCTCCGCCCGGAGCGCCGGATTTGCGATTACCGTGTATGGCATTGGGTCAGTGGTGGCTTCACCACTGGCCGGCAGATTAAGTGACCGCCTGGGACCGATGACCGTGCTGATCACTTCGCTCATTACCTCCGGATGCCTGTTGCTGATCTTTCCCTTGCTTTCCCAATACTGGGCCATTCTGGCGCTCACCCTGACCTGGGCCGTGGCGTCTGAAACCTTTCGCCCGGCATCAATGGCCAACATCAGCGACCTGGTTGGCCCTGATTTACGCAAACCGGCGGTGGCACTCATCCGGTTGGCCGTGAACCTGGGAATGAGCATCGGTCCCGCTGTGGGCGGCGTGCTGGTCCTGATTTCATTCTCTTCCATTTTTTGGATTGATGGGTTGACTTCAATCCTGGCTGGAATTCTGCTGCTGATCGTCTGGTTCAAGACTCGTCCTCTTGACCACCACTCCCGTCACCATATCACCCTCGCCAGCCAGTACTCCCTGTCGCCAGCCGAAAATGGGAGCATCCTGAAGGATACCCGCCTGGTTGTGTTTTGTATTGGCGCGTTTTTGCTGGGGGCTGTGTTTTTTCAACATGAAGCAGCCATGCCGTTGTTTCTGGTTCGGGATTTAAAACTCGCTGAATCAACCTATGGCTTCCTGTTTACTGTCAACACGTTAATCATTGTTTTTGTTGAACTTCCGCTCAATTCAGCCA includes the following:
- a CDS encoding MFS transporter, with amino-acid sequence MTVLNDLKRMPREIWIQSLAILINRAGTMVLPFLVIYLTKGLGFSARSAGFAITVYGIGSVVASPLAGRLSDRLGPMTVLITSLITSGCLLLIFPLLSQYWAILALTLTWAVASETFRPASMANISDLVGPDLRKPAVALIRLAVNLGMSIGPAVGGVLVLISFSSIFWIDGLTSILAGILLLIVWFKTRPLDHHSRHHITLASQYSLSPAENGSILKDTRLVVFCIGAFLLGAVFFQHEAAMPLFLVRDLKLAESTYGFLFTVNTLIIVFVELPLNSAMANWSHRQSLVLGGVLCGLGFGSLAFVNGTLGVVATVVIWTFGEMILFPSMVAYVADLAPAHRRGEYMGFYNLAFSLAFMLAPWAGTELLDRAGATTLWGTCLVVGLLAAAIFSMAGSTEEVKERI